Proteins from a single region of Lelliottia sp. JS-SCA-14:
- the mscM gene encoding miniconductance mechanosensitive channel MscM yields MRPIIIFLMAWCLSTGAYAATAPDAKQISQELEQAKAAKPAQPEAVEQLQAALNALEERKGSLERAEQYQQVIDNFPKLSQTLRSQLNNMRDEPRDVPSGMSTDALNQEILQVSSQLLEKSRQAQQEQERAREIADSLSQLPQQQTDARRQLSEVERRIGTQPGNNPQNLSLQAESAKLKAQVDELELAQLSANNRQELARMRSELAQKQGQQLDTYLQALRNQLNSQRQREAERALESTELLAENSEHLPAGIVAQFKINRELSAALNQQAQRMDLVASQQRQATNQTLQVRQALNTLREQSQWLGSSNLLGEALRAQVARLPEMPKPQQLDTEMAQLRVQRLRYEDLLNKQSQVRQQHQADSEPLTSEENRILEAQLRTQRELLNSLLQGGDTLILELTKLKVSNSQLEDALKEVNEATHRYLFWTSDVRPMSISWPIDIVQDLRRLISLDTFGQVGKAGVMILTSKETIFPLLGALILVGFSIYSRRHFTRFLERSSARVGKVTQDHFWLTLRTVFWSILVASPLPVLWMTLGYGLREAWPYPLAVAIGDGVTATVPLLWVVMICATFARPNGLFIAHFAWPRQRVTRAMRYYLMSIGLIVPLIMALIMFDNLNDREFSGSLGRLCFMLICGALAMVTLSLKRAGIPLYVDKSGSGENMVNRMLWNLLLSAPLVAILAAAVGYLATAQALLARLETSVAIWFLLLVVYHVIRRWMLIQRRRLAFDRAKHRRAEILAQRARGEDDPHSTSSTEGTTEVDEVELDLDAISTQSLRLVRSILMLIALLSVIVLWSEIHSAFGFLENISLWDATSTVQGVESLEPITLGAVLIAILVLIITTQLVRNFPALLELALLQHLDLTPGTGYAITTITKYLILLFGGLVGFSMIGIEWSKLQWLVAALGVGLGFGLQEIFANFISGLIILFEKPIRIGDTVTIRDLTGSITKINTRATTISDWDRKEIIVPNKAFITEQFINWSLSDSVTRVVLTVPAPSDANSEEVTQILYTAAERCSLVIDNPAPEVFLVDLQQGIQIFELRIYAAEMGHRMPLRHEIHQLILAGFREHGIDMPFPPFQMRLETLDGRKTGRTLTSAARKRPAGSL; encoded by the coding sequence GTGCGCCCGATTATCATTTTTCTGATGGCCTGGTGCCTCAGTACAGGGGCGTACGCAGCGACAGCCCCTGATGCCAAACAGATATCTCAGGAACTGGAGCAGGCGAAGGCGGCAAAACCCGCCCAGCCGGAAGCCGTTGAGCAGCTCCAGGCCGCGCTGAACGCGCTTGAGGAACGCAAAGGTTCCCTCGAGCGCGCAGAGCAATATCAGCAGGTTATCGACAACTTCCCCAAACTCTCCCAGACGCTCCGCTCGCAGCTGAACAACATGCGCGACGAGCCGCGCGACGTTCCTTCGGGTATGAGCACCGACGCTCTGAATCAGGAAATCCTGCAGGTCAGCAGTCAGCTGCTGGAGAAGAGCCGTCAGGCGCAGCAGGAGCAAGAGCGCGCGCGTGAAATCGCGGACTCCCTCAGCCAGCTGCCGCAACAGCAAACCGATGCCCGCCGCCAGCTCAGTGAAGTTGAGCGCCGCATCGGCACGCAGCCCGGCAACAATCCGCAAAATCTCAGCCTGCAGGCCGAATCCGCCAAACTCAAAGCCCAGGTCGATGAGCTTGAGCTGGCCCAGCTCTCCGCTAACAACCGTCAGGAACTGGCGCGCATGCGTTCCGAACTGGCGCAGAAACAGGGGCAGCAGCTCGATACCTATCTGCAGGCCCTGCGCAATCAGCTCAACAGTCAGCGTCAGCGCGAGGCCGAGCGTGCGCTGGAGAGCACCGAACTGCTGGCGGAAAACAGCGAGCACCTCCCGGCCGGGATTGTGGCTCAGTTCAAGATCAACCGCGAGTTGTCCGCCGCGCTGAACCAGCAGGCCCAGCGTATGGATCTCGTCGCCTCGCAGCAGCGTCAGGCGACCAATCAGACCTTGCAGGTGCGTCAGGCTCTGAACACCTTGCGCGAGCAGTCCCAGTGGCTGGGCTCGTCGAATCTGCTGGGCGAAGCCTTACGCGCTCAGGTGGCGCGTCTGCCGGAGATGCCTAAGCCGCAACAGCTCGACACCGAAATGGCGCAGCTGCGCGTCCAGCGCCTGCGCTACGAAGATCTTCTTAACAAACAGTCGCAAGTCCGTCAGCAGCATCAGGCGGATAGCGAGCCGTTGACCAGCGAAGAGAACCGTATTCTCGAAGCTCAGCTACGCACGCAGCGCGAACTGCTGAACTCTCTGCTGCAGGGCGGCGATACGCTGATTCTGGAACTGACCAAGCTGAAAGTGTCCAATAGTCAGCTGGAAGATGCGCTGAAAGAGGTGAACGAAGCCACCCACCGCTATCTGTTCTGGACTTCTGACGTACGGCCGATGAGCATCTCCTGGCCGATCGACATTGTGCAGGATCTGCGTCGCCTGATCTCACTGGATACCTTTGGTCAGGTGGGCAAAGCAGGCGTGATGATCCTCACCAGCAAAGAGACGATTTTCCCGCTGCTCGGGGCGTTGATTCTGGTTGGTTTTAGCATTTACTCGCGCAGGCACTTCACCCGCTTCCTGGAACGTTCTAGCGCACGCGTCGGGAAGGTGACGCAGGACCACTTCTGGCTCACGCTGCGCACCGTATTCTGGTCGATTCTGGTGGCGTCTCCGCTGCCGGTGCTGTGGATGACGCTGGGCTATGGCCTGCGTGAAGCCTGGCCGTATCCGCTCGCAGTAGCGATTGGCGATGGCGTGACGGCTACGGTGCCGCTGCTGTGGGTGGTGATGATTTGCGCCACCTTTGCCCGCCCGAACGGGCTGTTTATCGCCCACTTCGCCTGGCCGCGCCAGCGCGTAACGCGGGCGATGCGCTATTACCTGATGAGTATTGGGCTTATCGTGCCGCTGATTATGGCGCTGATTATGTTCGATAATCTCAACGACCGTGAGTTTTCCGGCTCCTTAGGGCGCCTGTGCTTCATGCTGATCTGCGGTGCGCTGGCGATGGTGACCCTGAGCCTGAAACGCGCCGGTATTCCGCTGTATGTCGACAAAAGCGGCAGCGGCGAAAACATGGTGAACCGCATGCTGTGGAACCTGCTCCTCAGCGCACCGCTGGTCGCGATTCTGGCCGCCGCAGTCGGGTATCTGGCGACCGCCCAGGCCCTGCTCGCGCGTCTCGAAACCTCGGTAGCGATCTGGTTCCTGCTGTTGGTGGTTTATCACGTTATCCGCCGCTGGATGCTGATTCAGCGCCGCCGACTGGCGTTTGACCGCGCAAAACACCGTCGCGCCGAGATCCTCGCCCAGCGCGCGCGTGGCGAAGACGATCCGCACAGCACCAGCAGCACCGAAGGGACGACGGAAGTGGATGAGGTCGAACTGGATCTGGATGCCATCAGTACCCAGTCCCTGCGACTGGTGCGATCCATTCTGATGCTGATCGCGCTGCTGTCGGTGATCGTGCTGTGGTCCGAAATCCACTCGGCGTTTGGCTTCCTTGAAAACATCTCCCTGTGGGACGCGACGTCCACGGTACAGGGCGTCGAGAGCCTGGAGCCGATTACCCTGGGTGCGGTGTTAATCGCGATTCTGGTGCTGATCATTACCACCCAGCTGGTGCGTAACTTCCCTGCTCTGCTGGAGCTGGCGCTGTTGCAGCACCTGGATCTCACCCCCGGCACGGGATACGCCATCACCACCATCACCAAGTACCTGATCCTGCTGTTTGGCGGGCTGGTCGGCTTCTCGATGATTGGGATTGAATGGTCGAAACTGCAGTGGCTGGTCGCGGCACTCGGTGTAGGTCTGGGCTTTGGTTTGCAGGAGATCTTCGCCAACTTTATTTCGGGCCTGATCATTCTGTTCGAAAAACCGATCCGCATCGGCGATACGGTCACGATCCGCGATCTGACCGGGAGCATCACCAAGATCAATACTCGTGCGACCACCATCAGCGACTGGGACCGCAAAGAGATCATCGTGCCGAACAAAGCGTTCATCACCGAGCAGTTTATCAACTGGTCGCTGTCCGACTCCGTGACGCGTGTGGTTCTGACCGTTCCGGCTCCATCCGATGCCAACAGCGAAGAGGTGACGCAAATTCTCTATACCGCCGCCGAGCGCTGTTCACTGGTGATCGACAACCCGGCACCGGAAGTGTTCCTGGTCGATTTGCAGCAGGGGATTCAGATTTTCGAATTGCGTATCTACGCCGCCGAGATGGGACACCGTATGCCGCTGCGCCATGAGATCCACCAGCTGATTCTGGCCGGGTTCCGCGAGCACGGGATTGATATGCCATTCCCGCCGTTCCAGATGCGTCTGGAAACACTGGACGGGCGTAAAACGGGAAGAACGTTGACGTCAGCGGCGAGGAAACGGCCGGCGGGGAGTTTGTAA
- the asd gene encoding archaetidylserine decarboxylase (Phosphatidylserine decarboxylase is synthesized as a single chain precursor. Generation of the pyruvoyl active site from a Ser is coupled to cleavage of a Gly-Ser bond between the larger (beta) and smaller (alpha chains). It is an integral membrane protein.) produces the protein MLNSFKLSLQYILPKLWLTRLAGWGASKRAGWLTKLVIDLFVKYYKVDMKEAQKPDTASYRTFNNFFVRPLRDDVRPLNTDPNVLVMPADGVISQLGKIEEDKILQAKGHDYSVEALLAGNYLMADLFRNGSFVTTYLSPRDYHRVHMPCNGILREMIYVPGDLFSVNHLTAQNVPNLFARNERVICLFDTEFGPMAQILVGATIVGSIETVWAGTITPPREGVIKRWTWPAGESEGSVALLKGQEMGRFKLGSTVINLFAPGKVDLVETLSSLSVTKIGQPLAVSTETFVTPDAEPAPLPAEEIKAEHDASPLVDDKKDQG, from the coding sequence TTGTTAAACTCATTTAAACTTTCGCTTCAATACATTCTGCCTAAACTATGGCTCACCCGCCTGGCGGGCTGGGGCGCGAGCAAACGAGCGGGCTGGCTGACAAAGCTGGTTATCGATCTGTTCGTTAAATACTACAAGGTCGACATGAAAGAGGCGCAGAAGCCGGACACCGCCAGCTATCGCACCTTTAACAATTTCTTCGTCCGCCCACTGCGCGATGACGTTCGCCCGCTGAATACCGACCCCAACGTGCTGGTGATGCCTGCTGACGGCGTGATTAGCCAGCTCGGCAAAATTGAAGAAGACAAAATCCTGCAGGCCAAAGGCCACGACTACAGCGTGGAAGCCCTGCTGGCGGGTAACTACCTGATGGCGGATCTGTTCCGCAACGGCTCGTTTGTCACCACCTACCTGTCGCCGCGCGACTATCACCGCGTTCACATGCCATGCAACGGTATCCTGCGTGAGATGATCTACGTGCCGGGCGATCTGTTCTCCGTGAACCATCTGACGGCGCAAAACGTCCCGAACCTGTTCGCCCGTAACGAGCGCGTCATCTGCCTGTTTGATACTGAATTTGGCCCAATGGCGCAGATTCTGGTCGGTGCTACCATTGTAGGCAGCATCGAAACCGTGTGGGCTGGCACCATCACCCCGCCGCGCGAAGGCGTGATCAAACGCTGGACCTGGCCGGCTGGCGAAAGCGAAGGCTCCGTTGCCCTGCTGAAAGGTCAGGAGATGGGTCGCTTCAAACTGGGTTCCACGGTGATCAACCTGTTCGCACCGGGTAAAGTGGATCTGGTTGAAACGCTTTCTAGCCTGTCCGTGACGAAAATCGGTCAGCCGCTGGCCGTTTCTACCGAAACCTTCGTGACGCCAGACGCTGAGCCAGCACCGCTGCCAGCCGAAGAGATCAAAGCCGAACACGACGCCAGCCCGCTGGTTGACGATAAGAAAGACCAAGGCTAA
- the rsgA gene encoding small ribosomal subunit biogenesis GTPase RsgA yields the protein MSKNKLSKGQQRRVSANHQRRLKTTSEKPDYDDNLFGEKTEGMVISRFGMHADVEAADGSVHRCNIRRTIRSLVTGDRVVWRPGKAASEGVNVKGIVEAVHERTSVLTRPDFYDGVKPIAANINQIVIVSAILPELSLNIIDRYLVACETLEVEPLIVLNKIDLLDEDGMAFVNEQMDIYRAIGYRVLMVSSHKKDGLKPLEEALTDRISIFAGQSGVGKSSLLNNLLGLQEEILTNDVSDNSGLGQHTTTASRLYHFPHGGDVIDSPGVREFGLWHLEPEQIFNGFVEFHEYLGACKYRDCKHDNDPGCAIREAVENGKIAETRFYNYHRILESMDQVKTRKNFSDSDN from the coding sequence TTGAGTAAAAATAAACTCTCCAAAGGGCAACAGCGCCGTGTGAGTGCCAACCATCAGCGCCGTCTTAAGACCACTTCGGAGAAACCCGATTATGACGACAACCTGTTTGGCGAAAAGACCGAAGGCATGGTCATCAGCCGTTTCGGCATGCATGCCGATGTGGAAGCCGCCGACGGTAGCGTTCACCGCTGCAACATTCGTCGCACCATCCGTTCACTGGTCACCGGTGATCGCGTGGTATGGCGTCCGGGCAAAGCGGCGTCCGAAGGTGTCAACGTAAAAGGGATCGTCGAAGCGGTTCACGAGCGCACGTCCGTTCTGACACGCCCCGACTTCTACGACGGCGTCAAACCGATCGCCGCGAATATCAATCAGATCGTGATTGTCTCGGCGATCTTACCCGAGCTTTCGCTCAACATTATCGACCGCTATCTCGTCGCCTGCGAAACGCTGGAGGTCGAGCCGCTGATCGTCCTGAACAAAATCGACCTGCTCGATGAAGACGGCATGGCGTTTGTGAACGAGCAGATGGACATCTACCGGGCGATTGGCTATCGCGTGCTGATGGTCTCCAGCCACAAGAAAGATGGCCTGAAACCGCTGGAAGAGGCGCTCACCGACCGCATCAGCATTTTCGCCGGTCAGTCTGGCGTGGGTAAATCCAGCCTGTTAAACAATCTGCTGGGGCTGCAGGAAGAGATTCTGACCAACGATGTGTCGGACAACTCAGGGCTTGGCCAGCACACCACTACGGCCTCGCGCCTGTACCACTTCCCGCACGGCGGCGACGTCATTGACTCCCCAGGGGTGCGTGAATTTGGTCTCTGGCACCTTGAGCCGGAACAAATCTTCAATGGATTTGTCGAATTCCATGAATATTTAGGCGCTTGCAAATACCGCGACTGTAAACACGACAACGACCCTGGCTGCGCCATTCGTGAAGCGGTGGAAAACGGGAAAATTGCCGAAACCCGTTTCTACAACTATCACCGCATCCTCGAAAGCATGGATCAGGTAAAAACGCGTAAAAACTTTTCTGATTCTGATAACTGA
- the orn gene encoding oligoribonuclease: MSADENNLIWIDLEMTGLDPERDRIIEIATLVTDANLNILAEGPTIAVHQSDEQLALMDDWNVRTHTGSGLVERVKASTQGDRDAELATIAFLKQWVPEGKSPICGNSIGQDRRFLFKYMPELEAYFHYRYLDVSTLKELARRWKPEILDGFKKQGTHQAMDDIRESVAELAYYRENFIQL, encoded by the coding sequence ATGAGCGCAGACGAAAACAACCTGATTTGGATCGATCTTGAAATGACCGGGCTGGATCCCGAGCGCGATCGCATCATTGAGATCGCCACGCTGGTGACCGATGCCAACCTGAACATTCTGGCAGAAGGGCCGACGATTGCCGTGCATCAGTCTGACGAACAGCTGGCGCTGATGGACGACTGGAACGTGCGCACCCATACCGGCAGCGGGCTGGTGGAACGCGTGAAAGCCAGCACCCAGGGCGATCGCGATGCCGAGCTGGCGACGATCGCGTTCCTGAAACAGTGGGTGCCTGAGGGGAAATCGCCGATCTGCGGTAACAGCATCGGCCAGGACCGTCGCTTCCTGTTCAAGTATATGCCGGAGCTGGAAGCCTATTTCCACTACCGTTATCTGGACGTGAGCACGCTGAAAGAGCTGGCGCGTCGCTGGAAACCAGAAATTCTGGATGGCTTTAAGAAACAGGGCACCCATCAGGCGATGGACGATATTCGTGAGTCGGTGGCAGAACTGGCGTATTACCGCGAAAACTTTATTCAGCTCTGA
- the queG gene encoding tRNA epoxyqueuosine(34) reductase QueG: MSQPLDLNQLAQNIKQWGAELGFQKVGITDTDLSASEPKLQAWLDKQYHGEMEWMARHGMMRARPHELLPGTLRVISVRMNYLPANAAFARTLKDPSLGYVSRYALGRDYHKLLRNRLKKLGETIQQHCGSLNFRPFVDSAPILERPIAEKAGLGWTGKHSLILSRDAGSFFFLGELLIDLPLPVDGPVEEGCGRCVACMTICPTGAIVEPYTVDARRCISYLTIELEGAIPEEFRPLIGNRIYGCDDCQLICPWNRYSQLTDEDDFSPRKALHAPKLTELFAWDETKFLRITEGSAIRRIGHLRWLRNIAVALGNAPWDEATIQALETRRGEHPLLDEHIEWAIAQQIEKRNACVVEVQLPKKQRLVRVVEKGLPRDA; this comes from the coding sequence CCCTCGATCTCAATCAGTTAGCGCAAAACATTAAACAGTGGGGCGCTGAGCTTGGCTTTCAGAAAGTCGGTATCACCGATACGGACCTTTCCGCGAGCGAGCCAAAACTGCAGGCCTGGCTGGACAAACAATACCACGGCGAAATGGAGTGGATGGCGCGTCACGGCATGATGCGCGCCCGGCCCCACGAGCTTTTGCCGGGGACGCTGCGCGTCATTAGCGTTCGCATGAACTACCTTCCCGCCAACGCGGCGTTTGCCCGCACGCTGAAAGATCCTTCATTGGGTTACGTCAGCCGTTATGCCCTCGGGCGTGATTATCACAAGCTTCTGCGTAACCGCTTAAAAAAACTCGGGGAAACTATTCAGCAGCACTGTGGCTCGCTGAATTTTAGACCCTTTGTCGACTCCGCGCCTATCCTTGAGCGCCCCATTGCCGAAAAAGCCGGACTTGGATGGACAGGTAAGCACTCACTTATCTTAAGCCGCGATGCAGGTTCGTTCTTTTTTCTCGGTGAATTGCTGATTGATTTGCCGCTGCCGGTCGACGGCCCGGTTGAAGAGGGCTGTGGGCGCTGCGTGGCCTGCATGACCATCTGCCCGACAGGAGCGATTGTCGAGCCCTATACCGTGGATGCACGCCGCTGTATCTCGTATCTCACGATTGAGCTTGAAGGGGCGATCCCGGAAGAGTTCCGCCCGCTGATTGGCAACCGGATTTACGGCTGTGACGATTGCCAGCTCATCTGCCCGTGGAATCGCTATTCGCAGCTCACGGACGAAGACGATTTCAGCCCGCGCAAAGCCTTACACGCCCCGAAACTGACGGAGCTGTTTGCCTGGGATGAAACTAAGTTTCTGCGAATCACCGAAGGTTCGGCGATCCGTCGTATCGGACATCTGCGCTGGCTGCGAAATATTGCCGTGGCCCTGGGAAATGCCCCCTGGGACGAAGCCACTATCCAGGCGCTTGAAACGCGCCGAGGTGAGCACCCACTTCTCGACGAACACATAGAGTGGGCGATTGCGCAGCAAATCGAGAAGCGAAACGCCTGTGTCGTTGAGGTGCAATTGCCGAAGAAACAGCGTCTGGTTCGGGTGGTCGAAAAAGGGCTTCCGCGCGACGCCTGA